From the genome of Candidatus Nitrosocosmicus oleophilus, one region includes:
- a CDS encoding heme o synthase: MKTVGNQVKNYYELTKPKIWYLLVFTAIGAAVSATWLFDVQVSWLTWALLFFAIAAGSAAADTLTGYNDRDIDAIMERTKGRPIPSGRISPRNALVFGLILAGVSLVCSWFINIWAFGLMAFGLFDNIIVYSKWLKRTSQSNIILGGFSGGAPALIGYIAITFQHVEIGIAMAGLVFFWIPTHIWSLALHVKEDYKKANVPMLPVVSSESKSVRIIALTTLMMVVFSVLPFFFNLFGLIYLLTATVFGIVMIILSVWLLLKPSEKTSWLVFKFSSPYLAALFIAFMVDAFFH; the protein is encoded by the coding sequence ATGAAGACAGTTGGTAACCAAGTTAAAAATTATTACGAGCTGACAAAACCAAAAATTTGGTATCTACTTGTTTTCACAGCTATAGGTGCTGCGGTATCAGCAACCTGGTTATTTGACGTTCAGGTCAGTTGGCTGACTTGGGCTTTATTGTTCTTTGCAATAGCTGCAGGCTCTGCAGCTGCGGATACACTTACGGGATATAACGATAGAGACATTGACGCGATAATGGAGAGAACAAAAGGTCGTCCGATTCCCTCAGGAAGAATTTCCCCACGTAATGCTTTAGTTTTTGGGCTCATTTTAGCAGGGGTTTCTCTAGTTTGTTCTTGGTTCATAAACATATGGGCATTTGGGTTAATGGCATTTGGCTTGTTTGATAACATCATAGTATACAGTAAATGGCTAAAACGAACCAGTCAATCTAATATTATATTGGGTGGATTTTCTGGCGGTGCCCCAGCATTGATTGGCTATATAGCAATAACATTTCAACATGTGGAAATAGGTATTGCAATGGCCGGCCTTGTCTTTTTCTGGATTCCTACACACATCTGGAGTTTGGCATTACACGTAAAAGAGGATTACAAAAAGGCCAATGTCCCGATGCTTCCTGTCGTATCAAGCGAGTCTAAATCTGTGAGAATAATAGCACTAACAACTTTGATGATGGTTGTATTTAGTGTACTGCCATTTTTCTTTAATCTATTTGGTTTGATATATCTTTTGACTGCTACCGTATTTGGTATTGTGATGATAATTTTGTCTGTGTGGTTATTGCTAAAACCAAGTGAAAAAACTTCTTGGTTGGTATTTAAATTTAGCAGTCCATATTTGGCGGCATTATTTATTGCTTTTATGGTAGATGCGTTCTTTCACTAG
- a CDS encoding Lrp/AsnC family transcriptional regulator, translating into MGRIDDLDLKILSELSKDASISVPRLSKKININSSVVYSRIKRLVKRGLIKKFTIVINDEALGFNVKALTGITMDSKLRDNVLGELFKIPEVREVAEVTGRFDVLVTMTARSLDEMHQIISEKVGRIEGVQKTETFIEMRKTSREIISNSVPK; encoded by the coding sequence ATGGGAAGAATTGACGATCTTGATCTCAAAATATTAAGCGAGTTGTCAAAAGATGCAAGCATATCGGTTCCCAGGCTTTCAAAAAAAATCAATATCAATTCCTCTGTGGTCTATAGCAGAATCAAGCGACTTGTCAAGAGAGGTTTGATTAAGAAATTCACAATTGTAATAAATGATGAAGCCTTAGGTTTTAACGTTAAAGCATTAACTGGAATTACTATGGATTCTAAATTAAGGGATAATGTGCTTGGAGAGCTTTTTAAGATTCCCGAGGTCAGAGAAGTTGCCGAAGTTACCGGAAGATTTGACGTGCTGGTAACCATGACTGCTCGTTCTCTAGATGAAATGCATCAAATCATATCTGAGAAAGTGGGAAGGATCGAGGGAGTACAGAAAACTGAAACATTTATCGAGATGAGAAAGACTTCACGAGAAATAATATCAAATTCTGTACCTAAGTAA
- the asd gene encoding aspartate-semialdehyde dehydrogenase codes for MLKVALIGSTGAVGQEFVVALDKHPWFNLTHIVSSERSAGKKYVDAIRDPQSGILKWHNREQIPEYVRDKTISKFDDINPKDFDLIFTALESDDAQIIEPKLAAHVPVISTAAAFRYENDVPILIPGINDDHTDLLKKQQEERQWKGFIAPMPNCTTTGLAITLKPLIDSFGVKSVFMTSMQALSGAGRSPGVIALDILDNVIPYIPKEEEKVQIETKKILGKYDNESKEISVNDVKVSCTCTRVPVSDGHTEVVFVETIENADPSSVKKKMMEFSDNVSIKRLPTAPREYIVVNDDPTRPQPRVDREINDGMTTVVGRLRKDSVFDNGIKYVLLTHNEKMGSAKGAVLLAELFKTKKII; via the coding sequence ATGTTAAAAGTAGCGTTAATCGGTTCAACTGGTGCTGTTGGTCAGGAATTTGTAGTTGCACTTGACAAGCATCCTTGGTTTAATTTAACTCATATTGTCTCTTCTGAAAGATCGGCTGGCAAAAAATATGTGGACGCAATCAGAGATCCTCAGTCAGGTATACTAAAGTGGCATAATCGAGAACAAATCCCAGAATATGTTAGAGACAAGACCATATCTAAATTTGACGACATAAATCCAAAGGATTTTGATTTGATTTTTACTGCACTGGAATCTGATGACGCACAAATAATCGAACCAAAGTTAGCAGCTCATGTTCCTGTTATTAGTACAGCTGCTGCTTTCAGATATGAAAACGATGTTCCAATTTTGATTCCTGGAATCAATGATGACCACACTGATCTTTTAAAAAAGCAGCAGGAGGAGCGTCAATGGAAAGGCTTTATCGCCCCGATGCCCAATTGCACTACTACTGGGCTCGCTATTACTCTAAAACCTTTGATAGATAGCTTTGGAGTGAAAAGTGTTTTTATGACCTCAATGCAAGCATTGTCTGGAGCAGGTAGGTCCCCTGGTGTTATTGCTTTGGATATATTAGACAATGTCATTCCATACATTCCTAAAGAGGAAGAAAAAGTACAAATAGAAACCAAAAAAATATTGGGCAAATATGATAATGAATCTAAAGAAATCTCTGTTAATGATGTAAAGGTCAGTTGCACCTGTACTAGGGTACCAGTGTCTGATGGTCATACCGAGGTGGTCTTTGTAGAGACAATCGAGAATGCAGACCCATCGTCAGTTAAAAAGAAAATGATGGAATTTTCTGACAATGTATCAATAAAGAGACTTCCTACTGCTCCACGAGAATACATTGTAGTCAATGATGATCCTACAAGACCTCAGCCACGAGTAGACCGAGAAATCAATGATGGTATGACCACAGTGGTTGGTAGATTGCGAAAGGATTCCGTGTTTGACAATGGAATAAAGTACGTTTTATTGACTCACAATGAAAAAATGGGTTCAGCAAAAGGAGCAGTATTACTGGCAGAGTTGTTCAAAACAAAAAAAATTATATAA
- a CDS encoding pyridoxal phosphate-dependent aminotransferase — MDFSSNINPLGISKEVSEKLKANIKLAYFYPDPKCSELKKKIIEYIDSEIDLDANENLITGNGATELIHYFAAAFTRKKTLIPTPTFCEYELAAKRRKSKLVFVPPLDNNFQIDSDSIVKLTNNPDNEIGSVFLCNPNNPTGKFFRKEILEILEKIDKKIHILLDESFIEFTDIKKEKDNNYFINQIRDSNNLVILRSLTKTFGLAGLRVGYALSTKENIQKLNNNLISWNVNGLAQIAAIEALKDKSYIKAARKNNIYEKKRVFKLIKKNRKIRAISTDVNFYLVEILNEKTSTELTSKLLTKNGILVRDCKSFRSMNDKFIRVAIKTPKENNVLLESLEEAI; from the coding sequence ATAGATTTTAGTTCAAACATAAATCCTCTTGGAATTTCCAAGGAAGTTTCTGAAAAATTAAAAGCAAACATTAAACTCGCCTATTTTTATCCAGATCCAAAATGCTCTGAATTGAAAAAAAAGATAATAGAATATATCGATAGTGAAATCGATCTTGATGCAAATGAGAATTTAATAACGGGAAATGGCGCTACAGAATTAATACATTATTTCGCCGCTGCCTTTACCCGAAAAAAAACACTGATTCCAACACCCACCTTTTGTGAATATGAGCTTGCTGCAAAACGCAGGAAATCAAAATTAGTTTTTGTACCACCTCTTGACAATAACTTTCAAATTGATTCAGATTCCATTGTAAAGCTAACAAATAATCCGGACAATGAAATAGGATCAGTATTCTTATGTAATCCAAATAATCCTACAGGAAAATTTTTCAGAAAAGAAATATTAGAAATACTAGAAAAGATTGATAAAAAGATCCACATCCTTTTAGATGAATCCTTCATCGAATTTACCGATATCAAAAAGGAAAAAGACAATAACTATTTTATTAATCAAATAAGAGATTCCAATAATTTGGTGATCTTGAGATCGCTTACAAAAACATTCGGCCTAGCAGGTTTAAGAGTAGGCTATGCGCTATCAACCAAAGAGAATATTCAAAAATTAAATAACAACTTGATTAGCTGGAATGTAAATGGGTTAGCCCAGATTGCAGCCATAGAAGCACTAAAAGACAAATCTTACATTAAAGCCGCAAGGAAAAACAACATTTATGAAAAGAAAAGAGTTTTCAAATTAATTAAAAAAAACAGAAAAATAAGGGCGATCTCAACTGATGTCAATTTTTACTTGGTTGAAATACTAAATGAGAAAACATCCACAGAACTAACCAGCAAATTATTAACAAAGAACGGAATCCTCGTGAGAGATTGCAAGAGTTTTAGAAGTATGAATGACAAATTTATTAGAGTAGCCATCAAA